ACACCGCTCATGCGCAGTATTATTAATCATTTTCCCATTTATTTCAACAATCTATTGTTATTTTCTATTTTAATTATTTCGTAAAATCAATTCTTTTCGATAGCCAGTGAATTAACACGCCACGACGCTCATCAAAAACAGCTCGCCTAAACCAATCGCTAACCAGTTAATGAAAAACGGTGCTTGGTACATAATCTTTAGTTGTCCTGCGACCGTAAACATTGAAATCGCAAAAACAACTGCTGTTACCACTAATTTCACTTTCATCGATTTCATAAGGTACAAACACTCCCAACCACTACATCAATCACCCCAAGTGGCGAAAACATATTGGCGATTGCCACACCTAGCGTGACCGCCAACACATATTTTTTGTTGTATAACGATAAAAAATTAAACATTTCAGAGAGCCTTAATTGGAGCACTCCGAAACTAATCACCGATAGAAAGAGGGTCAGTACAATGTATAACCCTGTCACTAGTCCGATTTTTGCAATTGATTTGGTGTCGAATTGACGACGTACCTGTTCTCTTTGATAAGCCATATTAAATTTGTTCTCCTTTACAAGTTAAACTTGGTAATAACTACAACCAAAGGATGGGAAAATTTCCGACTGAAGTGTTGTAGTGTGAATCTTATTCGCTAATTAATAGCATACACCTTTTTATTAAATAAACAATCTTATTTAAAACATTTTTTGCTATTTTTATTTTAATAACCAGCCACCATCAATCGGCACAATCGCGCCTTGTAAGTAGCTCGCTTGCGGTGTTATCAAGAATAAAGTTAATTCAGTGACTTCTTCTGGGTTCGCCCAACGTTTGACAGGCGTTTCATCTGCCACCCACTCCGCCATTTGGCCATCACCTTCGAAATCAGCTTGCGTCATCGCTGTCTTAATGGCACCTGGCGCAATCCCTTTAAAACTCACGCCTTGCGCTGCATAATCAAGTGCCAACTGCTTCGTGAAACCCGCAACCGCATGTTTAGACATTGTATAAGCCACGCCTCCACCACCAGCAATCATTCCGGCAATTGAGGGCATATTAATCACTGTGCCACGCTTATTTTTCAACATTGACGGTAACACTAATTTGGTCAAACGATACGTGCTTTTAACATTTGTTTCATAAATGTTATCCCACAGTGTTTCATCGGTCTTATGTAGCGGCAAATAATCATCTAAGATCCCGGCTGTATTGAGTAAAATCGTAATCGTTCCGAAACGATTCTTGCACGCCACAACAGCTTGTTCTAAGATCTCATGCTGATGAATATCACCTAGCTGACAATCCACAGTAAACACAAACGCCTCTTGTTCCAAAAACACGCGTGCCTGTGCTAGACCAATTCCTGAAGCGCCACCCGTTACCAACACCACTTGATTAGCTAAATCGTAGTAGCTATTTCTCATTCAACAATCATCCGCTGAAATATCACAGACTGTTGGCTCGAAACTTGAGAAACCTTCGTCACTTGTTTTAATTAAAAAATACGGTGTTACGGGTGAACCATCAAACACTTCACCTTCAACTAGTGTGACATACAGCTCGAAACCACTCCAACCTTTACGAATAATCTTGGCACCCTTCTTTAATTGCGGTAATACTTCTTCAAATGTCATCGTTAATCCTCATTTCTATTAATTTTTTCTCTTTTAATTATACACGTTAACGCGCACAAAAAAGTCGCTCACAGTCATCGTGAACGACTTTTTAATGATTTAATTATGAATTAACAGTTTTGTTTGATCCTTGTAGACGGTTAACCAATAATTTACCTAACACTAAAATCGCACCGAAAATTAATGGTACGGCTGGTGTATGGCTAATATTTGGTACTAAACCATCAACAAATTTTGCAATCGCATGATCTTCAACAAACATTTTTCCTGCTGTATAAGCAATCATCGCTGCCCCAATCCAAATTAAAATCGGATACTTATCCATCAACTTAATGATAACTTGACTACCAAAAATAATAATTGGGATACTCACAGCTAAACCAATGACTGCTAAACCAAAGTGCCCGTCAGCTGTCCCAGCAATTGCTAGTACGTTATCTAAACTCATAACTAAGTCAGCCATTAAGATCGTACGAATCGCTGAAAAATAAGAGCCACCTGATTCTTTAATATGGGCATCTTCATCCGTGTCCGTTTTTAGTAAATCGTAAGCAATATATAATAGTAATAAACTACCAACAATTTTCACATACGGTAACATTAATAATTGAACAGCAATTAACATTAGGATAACTCGTAAAATAATTGCGCCTGCTGTTCCGATCATAATCGCATTTTTACGTTTACTTTCTTCCAAACCACGTGTTGCTAAAGCAATAACGACAGCATTGTCTCCACTTAAGACAATATCAAACAAAATAATTGACGCTAGTTTCGTTGCAAATTCTAACACATTAAAACATCCTTCTTTATCTAGTTTAAAAATACCACAACTAAACACGAAACTTATCGGCTCATGAACACTTGTGAAATTTCCCTTACAAATTATAACGGAGGAGCAAGAAAAATCAAAGTGTTATACATCAAATTTCACAAGAAATTAGAAATTTTTCATGAAAACAATGCAAATCATTAGTTTTGATTTTTTATTTATGTTAATCTACAAAAGGTTAAAAATATAATAGCGTATAATGGTTCAGCAAAAAACAGCTACACGTTTCGACGTGTAGGTATTCTTTGCTGAACTTTTTTATGCTTACAGGAGGACAAACATGG
This is a stretch of genomic DNA from Vagococcus zengguangii. It encodes these proteins:
- a CDS encoding TerC family protein, translating into MLEFATKLASIILFDIVLSGDNAVVIALATRGLEESKRKNAIMIGTAGAIILRVILMLIAVQLLMLPYVKIVGSLLLLYIAYDLLKTDTDEDAHIKESGGSYFSAIRTILMADLVMSLDNVLAIAGTADGHFGLAVIGLAVSIPIIIFGSQVIIKLMDKYPILIWIGAAMIAYTAGKMFVEDHAIAKFVDGLVPNISHTPAVPLIFGAILVLGKLLVNRLQGSNKTVNS
- a CDS encoding DUF2829 domain-containing protein, which produces MTFEEVLPQLKKGAKIIRKGWSGFELYVTLVEGEVFDGSPVTPYFLIKTSDEGFSSFEPTVCDISADDC
- a CDS encoding 3-oxoacyl-ACP reductase — translated: MRNSYYDLANQVVLVTGGASGIGLAQARVFLEQEAFVFTVDCQLGDIHQHEILEQAVVACKNRFGTITILLNTAGILDDYLPLHKTDETLWDNIYETNVKSTYRLTKLVLPSMLKNKRGTVINMPSIAGMIAGGGGVAYTMSKHAVAGFTKQLALDYAAQGVSFKGIAPGAIKTAMTQADFEGDGQMAEWVADETPVKRWANPEEVTELTLFLITPQASYLQGAIVPIDGGWLLK